The Methylomonas sp. UP202 DNA window TTGGTGTTGCCGACAGGACTGCTACCGACCGGACATTTATTTAAAGGCTTATTAGCCGACCCGCGCTGGGCGCATTTCTCCGCGGCGTACCGTAATTACCAAACCAATAATTTCGACGGCCGGGATATCGCCTCGGTCAGTTTCGGCGAAACCATTCCGTTTTATCGCGCCAACATCGGTAATTCCACGGCGCAATGGGAAGCCGGCTTGCAGGCCGGCGTGTTCAGTGACTTCAATCTGGATGCCTCGTCGTCCGATTTGGTGAATACCGATTTTATCGCCTCGATTTACTCCAGCGCGCGCGCCGGGCAGTTTTCCGCGTTCGGCCGGTTGTACCACCAGAGTTCGCATCTGGGTGATGAATTTTTGCTGCGCAAGGTCAACACTACCTTCGAACGGGTTAACCTGAGTTACGAAGGCGTGGACTTAAAACTGTCCTATGAGCTGCCCTACGGCGTGCGGATCTACGGCGGCGGCGGCGGCTTGTTCCATAGAGAGCCTTCTGAACTGAAAAAATGGTCCGCGCAATACGGTATCGAGTTTAGAAGTCCGTGGCGACTGGATTTTGCGTCGATGCGCCCGATCATCGCCGCCGACATCAAGAACTACGATCAAAACAACTGGAGTGCCGATATTTCCGCCAGAGCCGGTGTTGAATTCGATAATTCCAAGGTCTTGGGGCGGAAGCTGCAAATATTGGTCGAATATTTCAACGGCTATTCGCCCAGCGGCCAGTTTTATAAAGACAAGGTGGAGTATTTCGGCCTGGGCGCGCATTATCATTTCTAATGCGCTCGGCCAAGACGTTTCGGCTTGGAGGCGGGCGGAAGAAACTATCGCGAGGGCCGGGGCACGCCGCCTTGGGACATTAAGGGCGGATACTCGTGCCGGTTGCGGACGAATAAACACTCGATACTGACCTAGTGACCCCGTAAGAGCATGATGACCGAATCCAGGCCAGGCATTCATGCTCTTGTAACGTTAGAATTAAGCCATCGCCGCTTCCAATAGACTGTCCAAGGCGCGCATATGCCGTTGTTGAGCGGGCAATAGACTGTTTGCTATCAGGACGCGAATATCGGGGTGTAGACCATGATCCTGCAAGGCTTTTTCGTAGTCTTCCGTGCCGGTTAATTCGCCTTCGCGCAAAACCTTTAGCGAGGCTTGCTTGCCCAACAAAGTAGCGCAAGCCATGATTATTTTCGCCCAAGCTCCCCACGGCCCCGAGTCTTGGGTTGGCGTGCCGCCGAGTTGTTTGATTTTCCCCCGCAGACTGCAAACCGCGGCTTTATGTTCCTGAAAAGTAGACATTAAAAAATCGCATTCCCCCAGCGCGGTGTCCTTGCGAAATCTATCCAGGGCTTGTTGATAGGTTTCCAGCGCGGACAATTCATTCTGTAACAAACGATTGATGGATTGAATATCAGACATAACGAAACTCCCAGTCGATGGATGCCGGCGTGGCTAACGCCATTGCCGATCAGTTGATAGTGCCGCTAAATTTAATAACAAAGCGGTTTGGAAGTCGGTACGCTGCCGCACAGCCCTCGTCTGGTCGGCCGAAGTTCGAGCTTATTCAAAAACGAGGTCGTGCACCGGGCGTTTCGTCGCTTTGGCGGAAGCAATCGGCGGCAATCCGCGCGAAGCGGGTTTATTCACGAAAGCGGGTATTAACCTGGTGAATTCGGCGTTTATCACGTCGTAGCATTCGCAGACTTGTTC harbors:
- a CDS encoding DUF1207 domain-containing protein; its protein translation is MMLTRRLVTFTGCWLLTAPFANATNADDAYIAGYAAAELKYKLQLEPPALPVKDGVITLPAAGMSGADRARAAKALAEIPGVSAVKIAETSEVDSKEAAALAAGSTTSTTAESLVLPTGLLPTGHLFKGLLADPRWAHFSAAYRNYQTNNFDGRDIASVSFGETIPFYRANIGNSTAQWEAGLQAGVFSDFNLDASSSDLVNTDFIASIYSSARAGQFSAFGRLYHQSSHLGDEFLLRKVNTTFERVNLSYEGVDLKLSYELPYGVRIYGGGGGLFHREPSELKKWSAQYGIEFRSPWRLDFASMRPIIAADIKNYDQNNWSADISARAGVEFDNSKVLGRKLQILVEYFNGYSPSGQFYKDKVEYFGLGAHYHF
- a CDS encoding DUF2383 domain-containing protein; the protein is MSDIQSINRLLQNELSALETYQQALDRFRKDTALGECDFLMSTFQEHKAAVCSLRGKIKQLGGTPTQDSGPWGAWAKIIMACATLLGKQASLKVLREGELTGTEDYEKALQDHGLHPDIRVLIANSLLPAQQRHMRALDSLLEAAMA